In the genome of Arachis stenosperma cultivar V10309 chromosome 6, arast.V10309.gnm1.PFL2, whole genome shotgun sequence, the window ATAGACAAGAGCAGGAATTCTATGACTTCTTAATTAGAATTATCACTAGTGTGTATATTATGGTTATGTGAACATTACTATCATAGATTCTGAATGGAATTCAGGTATCCTGAAAATATGAAGAATAAAGGATGTATGAAGTATAAACATCTACAAGAATATGAAAGCAATTAGCAGAGCAATTGAGCCTAAATAAAAGTAGGACCACGGCTGAAtagtttttattgtatttattagAATGGACTACTCAACAATGTCATTGCAGTGAAAATTGCAGATCCTAGTATTCATCTGTTGGATATGTCATTTATGCTAAGTTAATCAGCTTTGTTTAGTAGTCCCTATTGGTTAACATGCTGCAGCTTTGCACTGTTTGTATTAAATGCTGATCGGCACTTTAACTTTATGAGGCAACATCTACACCTGCATTATGCTTTGATTTTGCCACTGAAGCTCATTGATGTCATGCAGGGAAACACAACTACGGGCATTTTATTCCATTACTGAGGAGATGCAAGTACTCTTTGCTAAGCAACAGGAGCAATTAAATGCTATGCAGAGAACTCTTGAAAACGAAGAGAATTACGAGAATACTTCTGTAGATATGGATGGAGTGATCGGTGGAACCCCTGGAAGAGAGAGAAGTTGCAGGATACTATAGTTGCAGGATCAACTGCATCTATGCTGAAGCGCAACAGAGATCAAGTAGAAACCTCAAGCAATGAACCTAGTGTCACTGAGAAGCATGACTGTGAGGTGAGAAGTCAAGAATGCCAAAATACACGAGTTCACCAGTGCAGATCATGACCATGATGTAAGAGGTGGCTTTGGTTATGATATTAATGGTGCTGGCACAACAGATATGATGGATGGAGGTGCTGGCGGTACTGAGGATCCCCATTACAAGGCTAGACGGAATGAGGAAGATGACACTTCTACGGAAGAAGATTACACATATGATTAGGATTATTGGATTTGGTGGACCTCAAATGGTATATACAAAGATTGTTAAAATGAGAAAACTTCAAAGAAAATTATGGGCTTCTAATGAAGTCAGAGCTTCTAATCTTTCACTCAGCATTGACATAACATTGTCCTAAGTGCAACTGAGAAATTAAAGGAGAGTGAGGTCAAGACTTTGAGAAAAGTCTTACTTGACTTTAGCTTGTCTTACTagtttttgttattaaattttgTACCGTAATTGTTTGAAAATTCTGATTTATGTTTAGACTGAAGAGATCACTATAACTCGAGACATTAAAAGATACGACCAACACACCAGGAATAGAAGTGTCGGAAGTTGCAGGTGTAGCCACGACCAAGAAACCAGGATTGCCACAACATCCTATGCATCATTATCCAGTGGTCCATCCTTATCAACCTTATGGTGGAGTCCTCCCAATTCCTTTTCATCTTGTTCAAAATGGCATGGCGTACTTCAACCATTATCCTTCTATTGCTGGAAGTAAATCATATCCTCAGTTATCCCATGTCTCGCCGTATTCTAGTGGACCCAGTGATAGTTATACATGGGTTGGACTTTTGAATGATGTCATCAACAACAAAAAGCCAGAGTAATAATCTacatattatattttaaattttcttcatttttttatgGTATAGGATCTTGAATCATAGACTTTTGTGACATTGACATAATAGGCTATTTATTATGGTCGTTCATGGATGTGTTCAAATTATTGAGTAGAAAACTGATACAgaaatttgttttcttttcatattTCTTAGTTAGGAAACTTAACTGTTATAAAACTGATACAGAAATTATTATTTGACATGATGGAAATAAGATTGCAGGATGAATGTTGCTGCTTTAGATTCTTGTCAAGAGATGGTGTTGATATTCATCATTCCCTTAAGGTTAGTCTGTGTTTGTTCTTTAAAAGGTGTACTGAAAAATTTGTTTGGTTTCTGTTTTTTAACAGCGTTGTAGACTTTAGGATCGCACGATCTTCTAGTCACCAGATAGCGCATGGTGACACTACTATGTTCATAGTGCAGGATATAGATTGCATTGAAGGTAAATTCATTTTAATACACCAAAATTTTGCTTTCTGAAATAGGCAATTTACTGGAATTATCAGTGATTCATCTTCCttttctttaattaaaaaaacaaacagGTTGTAATACTAGTTCTCGATGTTCATGCAGCTATTGCAAAAGATCCTCAGCACTTCCGGCAAATTGTTGTTTTCCTGGTTGACAAATTTCGGATAGACAATTCTCTTTTGGAGAACTAtgctttttccttgttccaaaattttatctttatttatgcAGTTTCACTAAAATATTGTATTTGCTTATATTTTTACCTTTAGttattaaattctattttttttaatgctcTAGAGGAGGTGCTTTGATAATTCGCCGACTTTGTGTTCTCTTGAATGTTGAGAGAGTCTATCATGAACTTTCTACAATACTATATGGGGAACCTTATTTGGATTttgcatcaattttttttaggttgGTTGACTTTTCTGCCAGCTTGAATAGCAAGATGCAACACATGTGTAaattatgatatatatatatatatatattcatagGTCTATATGATATCGGAAGCAACCATTCCACCTTTAAACAACATGATTTAACTAGACCAGAATTCTAACAAGAATTAAAACAATGCATGTATTACTGCCAACGAGAATAGaagggttaagtatgattttggtccctaacgtaggggctgaaaatttatttcgtcccTCGGCTTTTTTTCGCTCGAAAATGGTCCCCAAAGTTTCAGTTTATTGTAAAATGGTCCTTCGGACAAAAAtacccctctctctctctcccctcttttTCCTCAACCAGAAACAGAAGCAGAATCCCAAATGCAGGCAGAGGAGGAGCAGCGGCGTGGAGCGGCGGCGGCGTGGAGCTGTTGCGACGGCGACCTTCCCTCTTCCCCCTTTCCCCTCTTCCCGAAACAACACCCCCTCCCCCCGTCTCGGCAGCGCTGTGTTTTCTCCCACCACCACCATCAGaacccaccaccaccaccacatcatcatcatcatcatcatcatcagaagaagaagaagaagaagaacagcACCTAAACCACCAGAATAAAACCACCACTAACACCAGAACCCACAACCACcacattatcatcatcatcatcatcatcagaaatCCACAACAATATTCCACAACaaatttcaacaacaacaatattccacaacaaattttaaaaaaaatccaaaaatttcacaAACAAATCAAGttcacagaagaagaagaaagaagaagaagaagaattggtgGTGCGGTGGTGAGGCGGATGGTGGTGGTGCGGCAGGGGCGATGGTGcggtggaagaagaagaagaagaagaagaagaagaagaagaagaagaagaaggtggtggtggtggtggcggcGCGGTGCGGTGcgggaggagaagaagaagaagaagtgtcGGACGGCGGTGCGGCGacaggaagaagaagaagcggcgGGCGGGCGCGGCGGTGCGGCGGCGATGCGGCGGCATGGATCCCCTTTCTCTCCCCCCTCCACCCTCCCCCTCCCCTCCCTTTTCTCTCCCCCCCCCTTTTCTCCCACCCACCCCGCTTCTGTATCCcccccttctcttttctttctttttttctttttttatttatttattttatatttattttattttataattttttaataaagggtaatttggtaataaaaaaaatataattgataaaaaggacgattttaaaacaaactgaaacTTTGGGGACCATTTTAAAGCGAAAAAAAGCCGAGGGACGAAAGAAATTTTCAGCCCCTacattagggaccaaaatcatacttaacccagAATAGAATGTTCATGGGATGTTTCAAAGATCCCCTGGATCTTCCTAATTCCAAAGTTTCAATTTACTCAAGTGATGGCATCAACTTTCCTAATACcctcttaggctagtttcaacCTTAGTTAGCTTTTACAATTGGGAGTAATTTCTTGACAGATTATCCACTGccattggaaaaaaaaaacagcatCATGAATATATCATATAAAGAATATCTTTCCCCATGGattttatacatttttgttGCTCAACAACTGCTGTTCAATTCACAAGGATTAGAGCTGTTACTGATTTCCAACTCAACAGTGTTGAACATGAGAATCACACATTGGAATTGTACCATGTGTTTTCTGAACTATGAAAATAGGATCAACTCAACAAATCTAAACTACGGGTTAAATAGAAGGAGGACAAATAAACTTCTTACAGCACTTGCAAGCTAGTTACTTTTCGAAGTGCAGATGGAATAGCTCCATGAATGCTATTTCCACTCCAGTTTCTTCGGTGCACATATAAAATAAGCATGAGGAATAGAGGAGATGCTGTtacttctttctatttcttatTAAGTCATAAGttaaaataaggaaaaatatAAAGGTCCGACAAATTATTCAAAGATCAATCAGTACTTGTTATTTAATTGTCACCAGTACAATTTACATAGTTTATACATCCGATATTTACACACATtgcttttttaaaaaaagaattgtATTGACATAAATATTAGGGTACACAATAACTTTGCCTTAAACGCAAAAAAATCTACTTATAATTCACAGGGTTTATAGATTGTGTAGTTTGGATATGTCATCTGGCAAGAAGCCCTTTAGACCACTGGTCATCAACAGAAACAGCATgaaataacaaataatattGAGATTAAATATTCATTTTGAGTTTTCAACATGAACATAATGGCTTCATGCCCTAGTGGTACAAACTTCTTTGTCAAGTGCAGAGTGGAGTTGATATGGACATTCAAAAAGGGAACATAGAAAGGGATGTTTTCATAAACCAAAGCAAAGCAAAGCAAAGCAAAGCAAACCAAAACTTAAACTTCCCAAATGATTTAGGAAAACATTGTCTGtaaaccaaaataaattaacagGATCTGATTGTAAGTTTTCTGTGGGCAGAGACACCTATAACCATTGGCTTCTAATTTGTTACTTAAGGAGCTATGTGGTAAAGGGGAAAAAAAGAAATGGTATTTGGTTTTGtaacaagaaagaaaagacTGCATGGAATAAGAAGGTAATCATTAAGCTAAGATGCCACTAAATGGTCTGCACAACAAAATGTATAATAAAAACCTAATAAAGATAATAAGAAATTACAGTCCATCAATGAGCCATTTGCTGCTACTCTTGTTTAGCTGGCAGTCTGCTTCAATCCATGGATGTTGTTGAGGAACACAAGGATCACCATTCCACCCAAACCTGGGAGGAAGCCCCAAAGCCTTCTTCAATGTTTGTAAAGCCTTAACTagaataaaagaacaataatcAACTAGCAAAAACTTTAAAAGACTTGATTCACCATAAACTAAATTCACGATTATTAATAGTGCATAAAATTAGagaaaagtaaatgaaatagcatcataaagagatacTAAGCTTGAACATTTCCTGACAAGCAGATACCCAAAGAATGACAATAGCAATATAGGAGCACTAGGATGAGAAAgatactaaaataaattattgacAGTGTGTCTTATATTAGGAAGTACCAGTACGTAGGACCTAAACCAATTCCATGCTGCAATCTGAATTAGTAAAACACCAAAAAAATTGAATGACTTCAGATTTATTGATTAATTAGaccaaaaagaaataaagaaagaaaccaGGGAACTGTATAATTCTGCATCACTAAAAAATATAGGTCCTAGCTATGTGTTATGTTATTACTAACTTGCCAAAGAAGAGCCTAACACAAATCCTGAATGCATATAAGAGGCCATACAGAGACATTCATAAGGAAAGCTATATGTAATTCTGTATTAACGAAGTAAATCTTAAAAAGAgttatctaaaaattttatcaCAAGAAGAGATGTACCTGCTCACTATGTTCCTGGGGAAAGTAATGAACGAGACTTCCCACTTGAGGCAAAGAGACGAGGGCCAGCACAAGCATGCCACAGTTCTGAATTCAAAGTCTTTCTCACAGAAAAGTGTTGACCTCGGAGCTCTTCTgcattttctataaaaaaatttggaaaTCCATCAGCAAAAGACCTGGAGAACCATAAAATTAGTCagcttttaaattttctttttctaaacgACACATGAAGAAACATCAAAACATAAAATGAATTTGTAAGCCAAAATCTGAAATAAAATGAATGTTCATTCTGTTAAGTTCAGAGCATAGCCAAATGAGAACTGGGGTGAAGTGATGAACATAGATGAGAAAATGAGAATAATACACAGTCAGTTCATTGTTTTGCAAGAATTCAGAGAAATTGGGAATGAATTTGTATTTGAactagagactcttgagtttaTGGCTTTATGCAGATcaatatatcatttaatttattttctaccTTTTATTGTTCATATAAGACGTAGTTTCTACTATCACATCAGTAAGACTCAATTCTAATCAAAACCATACACTGTTTCAATATATAAATGGTTGATTTGATGAAAGCTTGTTCATATAATGTAAATTTTGCTGTATTTGCTTGCTCTTCTCGGATCAAAGATGCCGAATagagttaattaaaaaaataaatgaataaactaaCAGGATTCTTCTAATATGCTAAAGTAAGTTATAGACTTTAGATAGCTTAAAGAACTCCTACAATCagttccttttttctttttttaatcaaaGTTTCTTTTCATTATATCTGTTAATTAAAAAACATGactcttttttctttccctttttttctttttcctttttcctttttcttttcaagaAAGCAAAATAAGCTCATCCAAATGTTCAGTTATCATTGAAATCGCTAGAATAGGAGCCAATACACAATCAATTAATACTTCCCTTAATGAGACCCCAATTCCAGGCAAAATAGCAATCCCAGAAGCTCCAGCAACAATCTCTCACATTGATGCTTAAGTTTTTCATTTTGTCAAAATTAACAACAACGAATATAAAATCACAGAAATCAATCCAAATTACATTAATTACGAAAATCACAACAATGctataataattaaaatcataaaaatcacaGGGAGGGAATTACTAGAAGGGAGAGGCTGACGACAGTGATGAAGAACGCACAAGACGGCGATGCTCTATAGAACGCACAAGCTGCAGTGACCTTGGCAGGGCGCCGTGGAGGGAGCTTCTTTGTCTTCTTTACCGGGGAGGAGAAGCGAGATTGAAGAGGAGAGAAGGAGATACAAAATAATATGAAGGGATATGTGAGAATTagatttgtttaattttgttcATATGAATGATTATTAGGATTTATAGAAAgacaaataattttattaaatgtgtttttgtttttatttttcaaattatttaaaatttaaaacagtaaaattaaattattaatctaaaaagaataatttttgtctaatatataaaaagaaatatttaaatttttttataaaattaaataaaaaaatattttttatttttattaaattataaaaatattttagtaaaattagtgatatgatatataatttttttaaaaaatttaatgctagaaaataaattttacatgacttattattatttgtctatattttaaatatattagtacgtatattttcattaaattataaaattatttttataaaattaataatatgatatatactttttttaaaaaaatctgatgctgatataaaaaataaattttacatcATTTATTATCATTTATCCATATTAATACGTATAAATTTATCATTCCTAACAAGCAAACACCATTCTAGTTACTCGATAGGTTTACCAACACCGAGTTATCTGCTAAATGTAATacatccttttctttttttggtcaAGAGCTTTTTAGGCTTAGGCCTCatgtataattattataattggGCTGGGCTTGTATTAGGAAAAAGTTTATTTTCGTAAGAATTAGTCTATACTTAATGATGAAAATTtaggtgcagtcgactttatgtgaagttgataattgagagccattagatgatttgactgatttgattaaatttttatctaacaattCTCAACTATAaacttcacgtaaagtcgaTTGTATCTGAATTTTCGCCATACTAGATTGTAATGGACTAAAGTGAAAAATCCCTATCATGGGATGCACATCCAAGATGATTGCCTATTCCATACACTTGACAGTTGACAACTAAAACACCAGAAAAGTAACGATCCGTGAAATTGTAATTTGTTGAATTGCATGCTCTTCGTTCTTCTAACATGTACACCTGCAAATAATAAACAATACATAAGGTGAAGATATTCCAAATCATAGAGCTATGAGAGATTAAAAAACGAACATTAGAGCATTCGTGACCTTAGCTTTCAATAGTTGCACGTGAGTCGTGACATGCAtgttgaaaaaaagaaaaaaaaaatagggtAGGGCAAAGGCCAATAACAATAGGATATATTAATCctataaaagtataaaaaaaaaaagaagaaacaaatgGAGCATTCAGAAAAGGACGTAATCCATAAAGTGGTTAATGCAAAGTGGGATGTTAAGAACAAATTCAAGTTAAGCAGAATTTGCGACTGTACGTCAGTGTTTGGTCCCGTTCGCTATCAAAATAATGTTATTTATGTAGTGTGTTTGGCggagaaataaagaaaatagaatgcATGTATATAGAAATtgttaaatacaaaataagaCATTATTTAAGTCATTATTCTTATCGGCTTTTCATAAACAAAAAAGGCCAAAAAACaattaaaacaaaacaaatcGTACCATTGAACTATCCTACGAAAGTTCGAGGTACCTTCCTTACACACGATAGTGCAAAGATTCAACTTTAGTGTTGCTACTCCCACCCGGAGGTGCAAAAAACAACCTTTAATATAACAATTCATCTCAGTATCCTTTTTAAACTCCGCATATATTACAATGAAAACATTTAATGTAACACAATAAAATAAGACCATTGTGTGTACACTTgttaaaaaagttttaaacGGAGTAATTCGGATAAAAACgcttaaaacatatttttttaaagatattttttaataattaaaattcaatacatatattaattaaattatattatttttatcaaaattagatcagataaattaatttagccgaaaaattgataaattaaatcttacgcaaattaatattttttataaaaaataactacaataaTCCTATTATAAAAAGTAACTGAAATActtctattttatatatatatatatatataaaattttgaggACCTTAAATCTTAATTCTATAACAGCATAGAGAAAAGTGAAGAGAagaattagaatttagaattctgaatatatataaaataagaagaataagagtgttttagttattttttataatagagatattgtagttatttttataaaaaaatattaatttatatcgATTCAAAATGTAGTTTACTGATTTTTTAGCCAAATCAATTTATCTTAtataattttgacaaaaataatacaatttaatcaattacatgtattgaattttaattactaaaatatattttaaaaaaatattttaagtgtATTTATCTGAGTGGTTTCCATAATTAATAGCAATgagtaaaattaaaagaagaaaaaaaagaagcataTGGTATATATCGTTGTCATAATGGAGTATTATATTAGGGCTGGCATACATGACAAGCAACCACAACTAAgttttataaaaagaaaaaatatagtaGACGTTGGTTGCGTATATGAATTATTGAAATGCCATTTCTCAACCTTACGGAACATTTAAGAAGATATTATCTGCATATTTTTGGAATGAGACACTACAACTTGCTAAAACGAAGAATCTAATTCTTAATCAGTATTAGTACCAGAGATACGTTGATGTTATGTATTTAAGAAATTTTTGGAGGTCactaaattttagtattttttattattatttaatttacataaatattaaattatctttaataaataaattttattaattatgtgtacaaattttaaaaaatataaatataaattgtattaatttatgtgtataaaattttaataaataaaaataaaaattatatatttttatgtataaaatatctataaatatagatataaattattgttgatcaaatattagttaaaaatgataatatttaATGCTTAGTTAACATTGTTCTATGTATTTGCTTACTTTTTTTTTCCAGTTCAAGCTTTCTGCTtatatatttatcaaaaaataaataaaaatactctATTATTAGCCTATTCAAAATAGTTAACGTCATGTGGAAATTTGTAAACGTAATGTACTCATCGTTGCTTCGTTGTTATCCCAGAAATTTTAATACTTAATTTCTCTTTATACTGACGATGAATCCGATAGTAACCAACGAATCTACTTGGCATTTTACGACACAATAAGTTCCACGTAAGAAATAAGTACTgtaaataaatgaaataattCAAAGGTAATACCGTCATccaaaaataaatgaataaataaatgaagaagaagctagAGCTGAACCTGAAGAGATGATAATTACTGATTATAATATGGACACGCAAAATGAAACAGAATATGTATACAAAATAATTGAAAATGTCATCAAATGGATAGAATATATATAAgtataagaaattaatttttaattaattgatattagtttttttattataaatttattttttaagtgttatgatttaaaatgaggatttaaactttaaaatttacgatttaaaatttaagaattataattaaaattcaaaaataattttaagaaattatttaatatgaatttaaaaataattagttctttttatattttgaattatttattatttttttatatatatctatacttgtatattattattgttattaaatttgatcaaattaaatacgaataaattgaatcaatttagttgatgaaaaatacaaattttCAGAAATAATTACAAGGTAACTATGATGGGATAAAAGATTTTAATATCATTGGttgatgataaataattgtCAAAAGTAAAAATTATGGGAAATTTACTTGGAAAAAATGAATCGCTACGGTTTTAAAATCAACAACATGagttgtaatttttttttaattttataaaatcaatttcataaaaagcgaattgtattttttttaaatacaatttcacttttttttaaaaagcataaattatatatttttttaatatttataatttttcttttaaatatttatgtttaattttatttttattattttttatttgtatcaaaattatttttagactttaatttaatataaaattttataaacaaaattaaaaattttcataaataattttgatacaaataaaaaatattaaaagataaaattaaatgaataaaaatattaaaaataaaactaaataaaattaaaccttataaatataa includes:
- the LOC130932987 gene encoding receptor-like protein 4; this encodes MLVLALVSLPQVGSLVHYFPQEHSEQIAAWNWFRSYVLALQTLKKALGLPPRFGWNGDPCVPQQHPWIEADCQLNKSSSKWLIDGL